From Erigeron canadensis isolate Cc75 chromosome 8, C_canadensis_v1, whole genome shotgun sequence, one genomic window encodes:
- the LOC122580417 gene encoding delta(7)-sterol-C5(6)-desaturase-like isoform X2, with protein MDKNYLQLFVDESSMANRIVLGRLLPAKIWEPLPHFVQTWLRNYTAGTIIYFITCFLWSFYFYIYKYNVYVPKDAIPSTKAVLLQIYVAMKAMPFYVALPTVSEYMIENGWTRCFSRISDVGWLSYTVNLGVYLIIVEFGIYWIHRESHDIKPLYKHLHASHHIYNKQNTLSPFAGLAFHPLDAILQALPHVIALFLVPMHFTSHIALLFIEAIWAANVHDCVDGKVWPVMGAAYHTIHHTTYRHNYGHYTVWMDWAFGTLRHPADCSCKKKEKIR; from the exons ATGGATAAAAACTATTTGCAGCTGTTTGTCGATGAGTCCTCGATGGCCAACCGGATCGTGCTCGGGAGACTGCTGCCAGCAAAAATATGGGAGCCCTTACCACATTTTGTTCAGACATGGCTTCGGAATTACACCGCGggaaccataatttatttcatcaCATGCTTTCTTTGGAGCTTCTATTTTTATATCTACAAGTATAATGTTTATGTTCCCAAAG ATGCTATCCCTTCAACAAAAGCAGTGCTACTACAGATTTATGTTGCAATGAAGGCTATGCCATTTTATGTTGCTCTTCCCACGGTCTCGGAGTACATGATTGAAAACGGATGGACTAGATGCTTTTCACGTATAAGTGACGTTGGCTGGCTATCCTACACCGTAAACTTAGGCGTCTATCTTATAATTGTTGAATTCGGGATTTACTGGATACACCGAGAGTCACATGACATTAAACCTTTGTACAAACACCTTCACGCAAGTCATCATATCTACAATAAGCAGAACACACTTTCACCTTTTGCAG GATTGGCATTTCATCCTTTGGATGCGATATTGCAAGCGCTACCACACGTGATTGCGCTATTCCTAGTCCCGATGCATTTCACGTCACACATAGCGTTGTTGTTTATTGAAGCAATATGGGCTGCAAACGTTCATGATTGTGTAGATGGCAAGGTTTGGCCAGTGATGGGTGCAGCTTACCACACTATCCATCACACTACTTATCGCCATAACTATGGGCATTATACTGTCTGGATGGATTGGGCTTTTGGTACACTTCGTCATCCGGCTGA ttgttcttgcaagaagaaagaaaagataaggTAA
- the LOC122580417 gene encoding delta(7)-sterol-C5(6)-desaturase-like isoform X1: protein MDKNYLQLFVDESSMANRIVLGRLLPAKIWEPLPHFVQTWLRNYTAGTIIYFITCFLWSFYFYIYKYNVYVPKDAIPSTKAVLLQIYVAMKAMPFYVALPTVSEYMIENGWTRCFSRISDVGWLSYTVNLGVYLIIVEFGIYWIHRESHDIKPLYKHLHASHHIYNKQNTLSPFAGLAFHPLDAILQALPHVIALFLVPMHFTSHIALLFIEAIWAANVHDCVDGKVWPVMGAAYHTIHHTTYRHNYGHYTVWMDWAFGTLRHPAEYDTKQM from the exons ATGGATAAAAACTATTTGCAGCTGTTTGTCGATGAGTCCTCGATGGCCAACCGGATCGTGCTCGGGAGACTGCTGCCAGCAAAAATATGGGAGCCCTTACCACATTTTGTTCAGACATGGCTTCGGAATTACACCGCGggaaccataatttatttcatcaCATGCTTTCTTTGGAGCTTCTATTTTTATATCTACAAGTATAATGTTTATGTTCCCAAAG ATGCTATCCCTTCAACAAAAGCAGTGCTACTACAGATTTATGTTGCAATGAAGGCTATGCCATTTTATGTTGCTCTTCCCACGGTCTCGGAGTACATGATTGAAAACGGATGGACTAGATGCTTTTCACGTATAAGTGACGTTGGCTGGCTATCCTACACCGTAAACTTAGGCGTCTATCTTATAATTGTTGAATTCGGGATTTACTGGATACACCGAGAGTCACATGACATTAAACCTTTGTACAAACACCTTCACGCAAGTCATCATATCTACAATAAGCAGAACACACTTTCACCTTTTGCAG GATTGGCATTTCATCCTTTGGATGCGATATTGCAAGCGCTACCACACGTGATTGCGCTATTCCTAGTCCCGATGCATTTCACGTCACACATAGCGTTGTTGTTTATTGAAGCAATATGGGCTGCAAACGTTCATGATTGTGTAGATGGCAAGGTTTGGCCAGTGATGGGTGCAGCTTACCACACTATCCATCACACTACTTATCGCCATAACTATGGGCATTATACTGTCTGGATGGATTGGGCTTTTGGTACACTTCGTCATCCGGCTGAATACGACACCAAACAAATGTAA